The following proteins come from a genomic window of Candidatus Binatia bacterium:
- a CDS encoding VOC family protein — MARIRHLAIRTENPEKLAAFYKEVFGFEELHRGSHPGHATGKSVHLTDGYFELAILDNSAQQSPNGLYHFGVQIENMDETLERVKKQQPNKAVKKRPEGTPFAEMRVSDPEGNLIDLSVHGFMDYQPLKKS; from the coding sequence ATGGCACGAATACGCCATCTGGCGATTCGAACGGAAAATCCGGAAAAGTTGGCCGCCTTTTATAAGGAAGTTTTCGGTTTCGAGGAGCTTCATCGAGGCTCGCATCCGGGACACGCGACGGGAAAATCCGTGCATCTCACCGACGGCTACTTCGAGCTCGCCATCCTCGACAACTCGGCGCAGCAGAGCCCGAACGGGCTCTATCATTTCGGCGTTCAGATCGAGAACATGGACGAAACGTTGGAGCGGGTGAAAAAGCAACAGCCGAACAAAGCGGTCAAGAAAAGGCCGGAAGGGACTCCGTTCGCGGAAATGCGCGTGTCGGACCCGGAGGGGAATCTGATCGACCTCTCGGTCCACGGCTTCATGGATTATCAGCCGTTGAAGAAGAGCTAA